In the Topomyia yanbarensis strain Yona2022 chromosome 3, ASM3024719v1, whole genome shotgun sequence genome, one interval contains:
- the LOC131693618 gene encoding transcription factor Ken 2, giving the protein MLGVTMLMLHYNKHGECILQEIGAAFRGEHATDLLLICDGKQTVRAHKLVLAAASPLIRMILEDTPVLDGITTVYFPGVQVCYFRLLLDFLYSGQVYVRSVDEYHHLQDLLALLQIKASIWKNSDGSNENESRKGEPHVDINRNEGIASSHHSRRRSRSQESLSGNSTPKISVKSERNFGSSEEGDRDENEFMDEVDEAIIKSNNNLQHHQISRHDADEDAGGGSGNDGSDAGGGERPEGRAGSAAGESGDRPTPTNLSGSISGCAGSGRLSGSGDPDPEDDEDYELDVEDREGDDSAEQRERLNESIANRRSSSDPVNLSIVKTQDADSDDANIDVETIGNAPTKNLLPPRFLDPFRTKRKAYYMHPDAELPDAETPDAETPDNYVVTRRPTTTWRKRRPGFHNSPAQNPPFVPSYLGLDDLRNRKCFLPAPPTYLSDIRPCSPGSQRPTDMPNPGNYASNNNNSSSNNNNNNRIRPPSTDNKLAVAPFVYPWPTAALAGLPGGPGELLGISYVHGGPNAEPSPAELIQQIQKFENSQAELNARSGSSGCGGGGNGVGGGPGGVASAGSMGGNTTVREYRCEYCGKTFGMSWNLKTHLRVHTGEKPFACRLCVAMFKQKAHLLKHLCSVHRNIINAPEAGGRYTCCFCTLYFETLQELVRHLSGHHNNLLLSKNLHE; this is encoded by the exons TTACGATGCTGATGCTGCATTATAACAAACACGGCGAGTGCATACTCCAGGAAATCGGTGCAGCATTCCGGGGTGAGCATGCAACAGACCTTCTGCTGATCTGCGATGGCAAGCAGACGGTTCGCGCCCACAAACTGGTACTGGCTGCGGCCAGTCCACTGATCAG AATGATTCTAGAGGATACGCCAGTCCTCGATGGTATCACGACGGTGTACTTTCCGGGCGTACAGGTGTGCTACTTCCGACTCCTGCTGGATTTTCTCTACTCCGGCCAGGTGTACGTGCGATCCGTCGACGAATACCACCACCTGCAGGATCTGCTAGCGCTGCTACAGATCAAGGCCAGTATATGGAAGAATAGTGATGGCTCCAATGAAAACG AATCCCGCAAAGGCGAACCCCACGTGGACATCAACCGGAACGAGGGTATCGCGTCCAGTCACCACTCGAGGCGGCGATCGCGAAGTCAGGAATCACTTTCCGGTAACAGCACTCCCAAAATCAGCGTCAAAAGCGAGCGGAATTTCGGCAGTTCCGAGGAGGGCGATCGCGACGAAAACGAGTTTATGGACGAGGTGGATGAAGCGATCATCAAGAGTAACAACAACCTGCAGCACCATCAGATCAGCAGACACGACGCGGACGAGGATGCGGGAGGTGGGAGTGGGAATGATGGTAGTGATGCGGGAGGAGGTGAACGGCCGGAAGGACGAGCAGGTTCGGCAGCAGGCGAAAGCGGTGACCGACCAACGCCGACGAATTTGAGCGGCAGTATCAGCGGCTGCGCTGGAAGTGGCCGACTGAGTGGGAGTGGTGATCCAGATCCGGAAGATGACGAAGACTACGAACTGGACGTTGAAGATCGCGAAGGAGATGACAGTGCGGAACAGCGTGAACGACTGAACGAGTCAATCGCGAATCGAAGAAGTTCTTCGGATCCGGTAAATTTGTCCATTGTCAAAACGCAGGATGCTGATTCGGATGACGCCAACATCGACGTGGAAACGATAGGAAATGCACCGACTAAG AATCTTCTACCGCCCCGATTCCTGGACCCGTTCCGTACCAAACGAAAAGCGTACTACATGCACCCGGACGCGGAACTACCCGACGCCGAAACACCCGATGCGGAAACACCCGACAATTATGTCGTGACGCGACGGCCGACGACGACGTGGCGAAAGCGTCGACCAGGTTTCCACAATTCACCCGCCCAGAATCCGCCCTTCGTACCGAGCTATCTGGGACTGGATGATCTCAGGAATCGGAAGTGTTTCCTGCCCGCTCCGCCCACGTACCTGTCCG ACATCCGTCCGTGTTCCCCCGGGTCCCAGCGACCAACCGACATGCCGAACCCGGGTAACTATGCTAGcaataacaacaacagcagcagcaataacaacaataacaacCGGATACGTCCGCCGAGCACCGATAACAAGCTCGCCGTTGCACCTTTCGTGTATCCGTGGCCAACGGCTGCTCTCGCCGGGCTACCCGGTGGACCCGGTGAACTACTAGGGATATCGTACGTTCATGGTGGTCCCAATGCGGAACCCAGTCCGGCCGAGTTGATTCAGCAGATACAGAAATTCGAGAACAGCCAAGCCGAGCTGAATGCCCGATCCGGGAGCAGTGGTTGTGGTGGCGGCGGTAACGGAGTTGGTGGTGGACCAGGAGGTGTCGCCAGTGCGGGAAGCATGGGTGGTAACACAACCGTGCGGGAGTACCGTTGCGAGTACTGTGGGAAGACGTTCGGTATGAGTTGGAACCTGAAGACGCATTTACGGGTTcacaccggagagaaaccgTTCGCCTGCCGGTTGTGTGTGGCGATGTTCAAGCAGAAAGCTCACCTGCTGAAACATCTCTGTTCGGTGCATCGGAATATTATAAACGCACCGGAAGCGGGTGGACGGTACACCTGCTGTTTCTGCACGCTGTACTTCGAGACCCTGCAGGAGCTGGTGCGGCATCTGTCCGGGCATCATAACAACCTACTTCTGAGCAAGAACCTCCACGAATGA